The Dyadobacter sp. 676 DNA window AGCCACGTGTCGCGGATAATTTCCTGCAATGATTGTTGCAGCAAAGTACCAACGCCCAGGTTGCCGGCAATCCGCCACACGAGTTTCAATTCGTCCAACTCGCCGGGGGCCAGCCGGGCCTCGATGCCTCGCAGGAGATCCTCGCGACGGATGCTCTGTCCCGCTTGTTTGGAAGCCCAGGTAGCGAAAGTACACCAGTTCGCAACAAGGCCTGTGCGACCGGTTAACACAGACGAAAGCTCCTGATAACACTGCGTAATGCGCAAATTACGGATCGTCGGGTCGCCGATAGCGGTGATCGCCGCGACCTCGTCAGGCAAAGGTATATGCATAACCGATCGTTTTTCCATGCGGCGGCAAAATTAGCAAAACCGCATTGGCTGCGCCGGATAACCTATTGAATGGTTACCCGGCAGGCGCCGCTCGGGGATATATAATTTTAAGTAACTAACACGAAGCAAGTTGTTGATTTGTTAGTACTTTTCGGAAAACAAACGCAATGCATTCGGCACGGCACCGCCGTGACAACCCCGTGCCCGCACCGACGAAAGCCCCAGGCTTCACCCGCCCGATTGCTATGATCCGATATTCAAAAAAACGGTCTCCGGCAAATGTTTTTCCGCTTGTCGCCGGGCAAGCCCTCTATCAAACCGCCGCTGTACTGGTTGCGGCGTTGTCGGGTCTGGTCGGTTTCAGCCTTGCCGCCGATAAAAGCCTGGCGACGCTCCCTGTGGCGATGATCAGCGTCGGCACGGCCATTTCGCTGATTCCGGCGGCTGCATTTATGAAAAAATTCGGACGCAGGAAAGGTTTCATCGCAGGAATAGGCCTGGGGCTTGCCGCGGGAGCGCTGATGTCGCTGGGGGTTTATCTGGTCGACTTCCGGCTTTTTGTGCTCGGTAACATGTTTGTCGGCGCGTACGGAGGCTTTGCCCAGTATTACCGATTCGCCGCGGCGGAGTCGGTGGATGAAAGGGACAGGAGCAAGGCAATATCCTGGGTGGTCTCGGGTGGGGTGTTTGCCGCCATTGCCGGCCCGTCCATCGCCCGGTATACCAGGGACTTCGGCGATATTCCCTTTTTGTATTCGTTTCTGTCGATTCCGGCTCTGTGCCTGTTCGCGCTCCTGGCCGTCTCGGTGAGCGGGCATATCGCCGGGCAAAGTGTCGCCAGCGATGCTCCGGTGCCGGAACAATCTTTCTTCGAAATCCTGAAACGCCCGACATTCACCGCGGCCATTGTTTCGTCCGCCGCCGGGTCCGCGGTAATGGTGATGGTCATGACCGCGACGCCGATAGCTATGAAAATATGCGGCTACAACGCCGACGATTCGTCGATCGTCATCCAATGGCATGTGCTCGGGATGTTCGTCCCCTCGTTTTTTACCGGTAACCTGATCCAGCGTTTTGGTGCACCGCGCATGATCTCCTGCGGCATCCTGATGTTCCTGCTGCACATTTCGCTTGTGCTTTCGGGAATGGATTTGGTCAATTTTGTAGGTGGTTTGATCTTTCTGGGAATAGGCTGGAACTTTATGTTTGTCGGCGGCAGTACGATCCTTGTCAGGTCCTGCGCAGACGGCGACCCGGCCAAAATACAGGCTTTCCACGATTTCCTGGTCTACGCCGTTACCACATTGTCGTCCTTTCTCGCCGGTGCCGTGCTGAACCGCTGGGGCTGGAACGTCGTCAACCTGATCGCCGTTCCATTGCTCATTGCCGCATTCGTGGTTATTCAATGGTACGCGGTTTTACGGAAAAACGATGTCGCTTCCCGGGATTATTTGTAAACTTGTATTTTGTAAATAATGGTCACAAAAATATAACAGGAAACGATGTTCGGAGCAACTTCGGGACGGCTCGCTATTTGCGAAAACATTGGACAGCGTATCAGGACTGCAATCGGTACCGTATCGTTATTAGCTGCATTGACTTCCTGCAATGACTTCAGGCCTGTGCCGTTACCGATTACCCGATATATCGAAATCCCGGACGCCAATCGCGATACGATGGTGGTAATCTCGAACGACGATCAGTATTCACTTGCCCGGCTTACTTTTGAAGAGACATTATCGGATACCGCAATCGTGGAATTTTCGACCGACAATTTTGTAAAATCCCGTATGTTTTTTTTACTGCCTGCAAGAAATGCGCCTTTGATGAGTATCGGCGGTTTAACGGGAGACTCGTTATATGTAAAATACTATCCGATGACCAGGCCTGTGACCGGACAGGTTAAGATAGGTGTATCCTTTCGTAAGTAATACGAAGCCAGAAGCCGGCAATTTATTTACTTGCTTTTCAGGATCCTGTCTCCAAGCAGTTTCGCTTCGGCGCCGGTCAGTTTATCGACCAGGGCGTAGCGTTTCGATTTTGTAATAGCCATCTCGTCCATTACATCCACCATATTTCTGTAAGTGGAAACGGCCGTTGGTTTAATCACGACAACGAGCGAGCGGTCTTCGCCATTCTGCTTGCGCGGCAGTGCAGCTACACGCTTCTGTGCATTAAAAATGACGTTCCGGAGCTCGTAACCGGGGCGCACCGTCTTCAAGGAGGGTGATGCGTTTGTGGCATCGGGCGCGATGCCGTCCAGATAATAAATTTCGTCGTGGCTGCCGAGAAAGAGGGTCAGGGTAAGGCTGGCCGGGATAGGCTGGGTTTCCTCGATCGTTTTCTCCTTTGTTTTGTCGGGAAAGAATACCGACATCACTGTGGGTTTGCTCATGGTCGTTGCGAGCATGAAAAACGTAATGAGAAGGAAACCAAGGTCGACCATCGGCGTCATATCGACGCGGGTCGACATCCGGTTGTTTTTTGCTTTGCCATAGCCACGATTACTGGCTGGCGCTTCGATTGTTGCCATGTTGTCAGGTTGTTGAAGGGTGAAAACTGTTACGACAAGGTAATATTCGCTCAGCTATCGACCCGCTTCGGAAACTTCATGCGAGTCGTTTGAATCAAATATATAATTTAATTTTATATTAACATAAATTTCATAAAAAATAATTGGCGATACTTACATTTCGGGCCGTCGCTTTACAGTCTCCTGCTGTAAAGCGACGGCCCGTTAGTTAATCTTCAAATGCTAATATGTAGCCGAAGAATGCCCGGGACTGCCGCTCGTAAAGGTACAGAGGTAACAGGCAGACTGGTGCAAGTCAGTTGTATCCCGGGTATTTTGTAAACGAGTGTGGAGCAGGGTAACTGTGCCAGTTAGCGGCCTGCGGCTTGCTCATAGGCATCCAGGCACACATTCAATGGCTTTCCCTGGTTATAAATACACTCGCAAAACTGTTGACAGGCCTCCGGATTTCTGTTTCCGGGGCATCCGTTTGTACATTCCAGGGGCGAATTGCCGGGGCGGATGTCATACAGATAGATGTTTCCGACCACCACAGCCGCCACGGCGGCAAGTACCAAGCCCGCGAATGCCCAGGGGAATTTGCTACCCGTTGGCTCGCGTTCGGGCAGTCCCAGATCGGCTTGTTTGAAAGGTAAAATGTACCGGACCCTGTCGAAATACCAGCACAGCAGAAACGCGTTCGCGAGCAGCATGAGCGTGGTAATGCGCGTGCCTTCGAAGCGTGTGGCGTAAACCAGCGCGCAGATATTGAGAATGATAGGGAAGCTGCTAACGGTACCCAGCACGGCGGTTCGGGGGATGATCAGCAGCAACGCCGTGGCCAGTTGGCCGACCCCGATAAACGGGTAGTAAAAGCCCGTGAGATGCAAAGCATCGAAATAGTGGCCCAGTGGATGGTTGGAGGGCAATGCAGTAAAACGTTCACCCATTACTTTTACAACCCCCCGAGGGAATGTAGCCCAACGCGAGAGCGAACCGACAAAATACAGCGAAATAATGGAACCACTTGTTCTCTTTCGCTTCGGAATAGAAACGTTTCATGCGTCGCATCGGCTTCATGGGTTTGGCAGGCAGGCAATATGCAAATATTTAAAAAAAGTACTTTGTTTTTCAAAGTTTAATTAAAATAAATATCCCCGGCAAATCGCAATTGCCAGGGGATAAAATTTCAGCGCCTCTTTTTGATCGGAACCGGCAGTTCTGAAAGCGAAATGCCCTTTTGGTTTTACCTTAATCGCTTTGACGGCAAGGTTTGATATCCGGATATTTGTCAGTCAGGTTACCGATCTAGTCCCGCGCTCCCGGTTCTACTGCGGCGCCGGAATGTTCGCGTGCAGGATGCTTCGATGTGAGCAAACCTGTAAAAACGCTGAACAGCCCCATGATCATCTGCGGCAGAACGACCTCCTGCGCGAAGCCGAGCAGCCACGGCGACGAAGCCAGGAATGCGCCTGCGAATACATCGGCGGTGAGGTGTACGCGCATTGGGATACTGCGCACCATGCCGCCTTCGTAATCGGTGAACAGCGACATGAGCAAGACCATCAGGCCCACGGCGATCATGGTCCATGTGGCGGGTACGGATTCCTTGAATCCAAAGATCCATGGCGATGCCATAAAGACGATAGCTGCGAGATAATCGATCTTCGCATGAGTGCTTGTGCTGATGATTTTCATGTTGACGAATATTTAGAGTGACCAAATCCCGGCAGGAGCCGGTTTGAAAAGCGAGCATTTCTATAAAAAATCCATTCCAGCGCGCACAGGCTTGCGATCCTCGGGATTTTGTTTCGGAGAAGCGACCGCGGGAATCAATGTGTTCGGCACAGGGTGAACCGGGCGGCCGGGTTTGGCGGCTCTCTGTTATTCGCTTTTCAGAATTTTTGCGGGATTGGTACGGGCGGCTTTGGCGGTTTGCGAGCCAATCATGATCAGCGCCAGCACCATAACCGCCAATGTTCCGCCTATCAGTTCGGCAATACCGATGGGTTGGCGGTAGACGAAGCGGGTTAATAATATCTTGTCGAAAAGCAGATAGGTAACCGGCAACGCTATGACGGCGGCAATGGCGAGCAACGTGAGAAATCCGCGGCAGAGCAGGTATACCAGTCCGGGTTCGCTGGCACCCAGCACTTTGCGGATGCTGATTTCCTTCAATTTGGTTTCCGTAGTGAATACCACCATTCCGAAAAGGCCCAGCGAAGCAATGCAAATGGCCAGGAAGGCAAGGAAACCGATGACCTTTATCATCATTGAAAACTCGCTGTACGCCTCCTCGATCTGTTCGTCATAAAAATTCGCTTTGAGCGGATGTACTTTATCGAACCGTTTCCAGGCCGATTCAATTTTGTCCATCGTATTTTCCAGGTCGGTGGAGGCGATTAGAAGGTTCAGGTAACCCCATGGTTCGCTTTTCGAATAGCGGAACATCACCGGCTCTATCTTGTTTTCCACGGTTCCGTAATGGAAATCCTTTAATACGCCCACGATCGTGAGCTTCCGTCCTTCTACTTCGATAATATGGCCCAGCGCCTTGTGCGGATCGCGGCCGCCGATATTGAACCGTTTTAATACCTGCTCGTTTACAATCAGTTCGCTTTCATTTCCTTTTTCCGGCCGCAGCGCAAAATTATGGCCCGCGAGCAGCTTGTGCCGGTGAATTGGCAGGTAATTTTCATCCACGGTATTTACCCACACCAATGCGGAGTCCGCTGGCTGTGGCGCGCCGTCCTGCCAGTATTTTACATCGAAACCGTACATGGTACCCACGCTGGTGATCATACTTGATTGTGAAATTTGTCTCACCCCGGGTATCTCCGCCAGCTCCTTTTTCAATGCCGTCGCATCGGCCCCGAGCAATTTGATATTCAGAATGTTTTCGGTATTGAAACCCAGGTCGAAATGCAGAAAGCTTTTGTACTGGCTGTAACCGACGAGCGTAGTGGCGATGAATATGAGCGAAAGGGAATATTGCGCCACAATGAGCACCCGTCGCAGCCCTACATGCCGGAATACCCTGATTCCCGACGCATCCTTCATGACCGAAAGCGCATTGATTCTGGAGAAAAACACAGCCGGAAAAAAGCCCGCCGCCAGCCCGGTACACGCCGCCAGTGCGATGAAACACAATACGGAACGGAACGACAAGCCGAGCGCGAAAATCTGGGGAATGTGCGGATCGAGTGCGAGAAATTCCCTTCGCAGAAAAAGGTACAGCCCGAAAGAAAACAGCAGCGCGAGGAAGGCGATTATCACGGATTCGGTAATAAACTGTCCAAGCACATGGCTCCGGTGCGCTCCTATGATCTTACGCACGCCAACCTCGCGCGAGCGCCGGAGCGAGCGGGCGACCGACAGGTTGGTGTAATTGAAACACGCCGAAAGGATGATCACGAACGCCAGCCCGGCCAGTATCCAGAGCGTAACAGGCTCGACACGAGGCCCCATATTGTTCGAAAGTTTCCGACCTAATGCGATATCGGCGAAAGGTTGAAGCGACAGCGTTACCTTTTTATGGAGCAAGGCCTTGTTTTCCTCCGCGCTGATCTGGTCGAGTGCCCTTTGTATGCCAGCTATGTTGCCGCTTTTGGGAAGCGTGATATAGGTATAGTTGGACCACACGTTATCCCAGTTATAAAACCCGTCCTGCTTCTTGCCGAGCGTCGCGTCCGCGGTCGCGAACGACACCAGCGCGTCGAAACGGATATGGGAAAGCTGCGGAACGTCCCTGGCTACGCCGGTGACCTGGTAGTCGAGCGTGTCGAAGCGCACGGTTCGTCCTACCACGTCGGTGTTGCCGAACAGTTTCAAAGCTGTTTTTTCAGTCAAAACCAGCGAGTAGGGTTCTTTGAGCGCCGTCGCGGGATCGCCGGCGACGAGCGGAAATGTCATAATCTTGAAAAACGACTGATCGGCCCAGCTCGCTTCGAGGGGAAAAGTGTTTTGCTCCACCCGGGCATCGCCCGAAAACCCGTTGCGCATAACGGTGAAATCCTCGATTCCCGGAACGTCGGCGCGGAGCCGCTGCGCTACCCTTATCGACGTCGAGGCCAGGTCCATCGGCGGCTGGCCGTCGGACTGATGCCGGGTGATCACCCGGTAAATGCGGTCCTTTTTTTTATGAAAATCGTCGTAGGAAAGTAAGTCGTTTACAATCGCGATCACGAGCAAGCCTACCGACATGCTTACCGCAAGGCCGACGATATTAATGAATGAAAACAGTTTGTTGCGCACCAGGTTGCGCCTCGAAGTTTTGAAATAGCTGCCGAGCATGATGAAATGGGCTAAGAAAGTGAATGGTTCTATTTTACGGATCGTGTACGGTCGCAGGAACTTGATTACGTCGATCAGGTAGATCAGCCGCGCACGCCGCGGGCCTTTGTCGCGGACGTTGCGCATAAAATATTCATAAAGGTCGCCTTCCAGGTCTTCGAGAAGCCGCGGGCGGCAGTACCACCGGAGGAAAGCCGTAGCCCATTTCGGTGGTTGCGGGTCATGTGCCGGCGTTTTCATATCGAGCCTTCGAGATTGAAGCCAGGGATATTCCGCCAGATCGCCTCCCGCAGTTCCTTCGCACGCATGAGCGCCACCTTGCCTGCGTGGGTCACTTCATAAAAGCGTTTCCGTTTCCCGCCACGGGTTGCGCTGGCGTCGCCTAAGTGGCTCTTCGCGAGTCCTTTTTCTTCCAGCCGGTTCAGTACGGCATGTACCACGCCCAGTTTCACCGAGCGGCCCGTATATCTTTCCAGTTCATCACAAATCGCGACACTGTACGCTTCCGTCCCAAGCGCCGCGATCGTAAGTAAAACCAACTCTTCAAATTCGCCCAGGTTAGTCCCTTTCATTGGCACACAACGGTTTGTCTGTTTTGTCATTAAATGTATGTATTATCAAAATATAAAATCATGTTTTGTATGTAAAATATTTTTGCAGTGAAAAAAAGAGGCTGCCGTTCCTGGCAACCTCGTTTTACTGGTTACAGATATCGCGTTATTCTGTCAGTCATTTTAATGCCCCCCCAAACACACATGACCACTCCTGACAAAACCTGACTACACATGACCACCCCTGGCAAAATCTGACTACACATGCAATACCTGACCAGTCATGACAATACCTGACATTACCACCCGGGATTCTGCCCCAATGCGGGATTTCTGATACGATCCGCCTCTGGAATAGGGTAGAGGTACTTCTTATCCGCCCATTCGCGCTGTCCGGGGTTCCAGATTACTTCGCCCGAAGTGCCTTTCGAAAGCTGGATACGTCCCACGGCGGTTGAAGGGCTTACATCTACGAATACAATGCCTGGCGTAGTCGACGTAGGTTTGGTGCCCTGGTAAAAATACACGTCGTTTTTGCCGTCGCCGTTCAGGTCATACTCGCCGAGCGCAGGGACGTACATGCCGTTCATAGGCGCATCCTGGAACAGATTGCCCAGTTTCCATCTTCTCAGATCGTCCGGACGGAGGCCTTCGAATACCATTTCCGTACCCCTTTCACGCAGTACTTCCAGCAGAACGGGGTCGGTGAATTTGCCTGCAAAGAACGACACCATATAGGGGTCGGCCTTGGTGGGCACGGTCGTAAGGGTAGCGCCTGTGATGCCCGCCCGTTTGCGCAGGGCACCGATGGTGTTGGTCCATTCGGCAGCAGTCATTTTGTCGAGCTCTGCCAATGCTTCTGCTTTATTGAGCAAAACCTCGGCATAGCGCATGATAATATGCGCGTTGTCGTTGCGGCTCTCGTCGTCGAAGGGAAAACGTTCGTCGTAGCACCATTTGATCGGCTGGTAACCCGTGTAGGTCTGGCTGAAATTCGGCGGAGCGATTACCGGAATGCCGTTTTCGGTACGGGTGTAGTCGCCGGTACGGATGGTTTGTTTCAAACGCAGGTCGCGGTTTTTTACTTCCTCTGCAAATGGCGTGGTTTCATAGCCCGCCTTGCTCGTAAACGGCGTTCCGTCGAGGTTCAGGTAGGTGTTGATAAAACGGCGTGTCAGGCTGGGACGGTTGCCGTACGTCGGGCTGATAAAGCGGCGGTTGGCCGAGCTGTAAACCTGCAAACTCGCGCTCAACGCCACGGAAAGGATCGACTCGTCGGCAAAAGCGCTTTTCGCGAGGAAAAGCTCGCGGTAAGACTTGTCGGGCACGGTGGAATGCAGCGTGTAGCCGGTAATCGCATTCGCTTCTTTGATCACCTCCTCGTACCAGGCATTGGCCGTAGCCTGTTTGTTGTCCTCGGTATGATACTTGCGCCATGACGCTTCGAACAATGCAATCCGGGTTTTGTAGGCGCGGGCCACGTTTTTTGTAATGCGCGTCACCGACGGGTCGGACGTCAGGGTAATGTTCTCGATCGCGTAGTTCAGGTCGGCAAGCACTTTGTCCATTACCTCGTAGCGGTTCATGCGTGGTCCGTAGAGCGTGGCATCGTCTTTTACATCGATGGTCTTGTCGATCCAGGGCACATCGCCGAATCTTTTCACCTTATCGAAATAAAACAGCGCCCGGAAAAAACGCGCCACGCCCAGGTAATGGTTTTTGGTGGGTACGGTGCTTTTTTCTGTGTTTTCGATGAAGTAATTGATGTTGCGCAATTGTGTCCAGGTCCATCCGCTGCTGGTGATCGGGCTCAATGCATTCACGGCCAGATAGTCGTCCACGCCATTACGGGCTACAAGATCGGAGTTGTCGTCGATCTGGAATACCCCCACGTCTGTACCGGGAAGCAAGTCGTAAAAGGAACCCGCATAAAGTTCAAGACCACTTTCCGAGCCAAACACGGCATCGTTGGTAGCGGTATCCACCGGCACCTCGTTCAGGTCGCAGGAGGTTGCCGTCGCGAGCAGCATGACGGCAAGGGTATAGCTGAATATTTTTTTCGTCTTCATAAATTCCATTAAAAATTGAGTGACAAGCCGATGGACACGGATTTCAACATCGGATAGTTGTAACCATCACCACTGCCGCCGCCGCTGAGGTCGCGGTCGGAGCCGTAAATGCTGGTCACGTCGGTGTCACGGGTCCATTTGTACAGCGGCGACCAGGTCCAGAGGTTTTCGCCGGAGAGATATACTTTCAGGTCCCGGGCGTGGATTTTAGAGGTAATGCGCTCAGGGATCGTGTAGCCTATTTGCAAGTTTCTCAGGCGGATATAACCCACATTTTGCATAAAACGGTCGTTGGCGACCTGCAATGCACGGCCCGAGCCTTGTGCCACGTACCCTACGAGGCGGGGGAGGTAAGCGTCGAAGTTACCCAGCTCTTCCCGGTACATGTTGTCCTGATGCCAGCGTGGGTAGGCGTTGTAAGGCCGGTTGTACTGGCCCCAGAAACGCGCTTCGGAGGATGGGTACCAGTTCTGTTTGAGTACCCCCCTGGAAGAATGCGCCGAGGAAGAAGCCGTTCCAATCGCCGGACAGGTTCACGCCGTAGGTATAGCGCGGCTCGGAGTTGCCGATAATGGTTTTGTCGCCCGAGTTGCCTACGCGGTTCAGGCCCTGGTAAATGACGTTATCGCCGTCCAGGTTCCGGAATTTGAGGTCGCCCGGATAGTTTTTCCGGGTGTTCGTGTTCGGAATGTTGGATTGTGACGGCGAATCGGCGATTTCGGCTGCCGATTTAAAGAGCCCCTCTACCCGGTATCCCCAGATTTCGCCCACACGCTGGCCTTCGTAGGAATCGGTCAGGTTTTTATCCGGGTTGTTATATTTGGTAATATAGGCTTTGTAATCGGCCAGGGTGAGGCGTACATTATAGTGGAACGGTTTCGAACCCATGTTGAACTGATCGTCCCAGTTGATCGATAACTCCCAGCCATTGGTTTTCAAATCGGCGTAGTTGCCATATGGAACGGACGTTCCAAATACTGCCGGAACAGTTGGTCCCACGGTGAACATGTCCGTCGTTTTGCGCTGGTAAATGTCCCCCGAGAATTGAAGGCGGCTATTTAATGCATAAAAATCTAGACCGAGGTTGGCGGTGGTGGAAGTTTCCCAGGTCAGACCATCGGGTACCACACCCGGCATGCTGGTGACCGGCGGACGGATACCGTTGATCACGCGTCCCGATTGCGTAATGCCGAATTTCTCATAAAAAGCGTAAGGAGCGATGTTACCATTGCCCAATGAACCGTAGGAAGCCCGGACTTTCACGTTGGAAATGATCTTGGGATTAACTTTCCAGAATGGCTCCTCGGATACCCGCCACCCGGCCGATACCGACGGGAAGAATGCCCACTGCTGGTCGGTGGGGAATTTCGACGAACCGTCGTAGCGCCCGTTCACTTCGAGCAGGTAGCGCTCGCGGAAGTTGTAGTTCAAACGGAAGAAACCACCGGCAATCGCCCACTTCTTGTAACCGCCCTGGGTAGTAATGCTTTGTCCCAGGGCAAGGTTGATATCGTCCGCGCCACTGTACACAATACCGTTCCGCTGTGCCGCCAGATTGGTAGTAACCGACCGTTCGTAGTTGAAACCGCCCAGCAGAGTGAAGTTGTGGGCGTTGTTGAACGATTTTACGTAATCGGCGTAGAAGTTGGTAGCGAGATAGTTAATGGTATTTCTCCCTTCGGCGATATCGTTGGTGTTGGTGCCGGTGTAGCCGATCACGCCTTTGGTACGGCTGTAAGGCACTTGGACGCGGTTTTGCGAGGTAGCAAGATCTGTGCTCTGGAAAGTCATGTTGGCTTTGATGGTCAGCGCTTTTTCCAGGAACTGGGCTTTCAGGGCAGTCTGATTTTTCAGAAAGCGCTGTGTCTGATCGATGGCGTTCCTACCGTAATAGTAATCTCCCACGGTGTAAGCTGCGGAAAATGAAAGTGTTCCGTCCGGATTGAGCAACGGGGCCAGCGGGTGGCCTTCGTCGGCGATGTTCCGGTAAATACCGCTTCCTTCCCCCACGTTCAACGGCTGGTGGTATTTCATCTGCGAGTACTCGGTATTGTTGTCCACGCGCAGCCAGGGCGTAAGTTGCACACCGCCTTTACCGCGGAAGTTGTACATGCTGTATTTGTCGGTGTTGTAGCGGAACAGGCCGTCCTGGTTGTTGAAGCGGCCGCTGAGCAGGTAGGTCGCCTTGTCGGTACCTCCCGCTATCGAAAGCGCGTGGTCCTGGGCGCTCAGGCGTTTTTTATACAACTCTTTGTACCAGTCGGTGCTGTAATAATACTGGTATTCTCCCGTGGTAGGGTTTACCTCCACGCGCGGCAGCGACGGGTCTTCCCATCTTCTCTTGATCTCGGCCAGGTAGGTAGGCGAGAAGCTGATGGTTTTATTGATTGCCGTAGGCGTGCTGCCGTTGTCGTTCCAGCGCGACCATGCATCGCTGAAACCCTGTGCCCATGGGTAGGAATCCACGATATTATCGGGAACCTCGGTAGGCGCTTTGATCGAGTAGTTGGCCGAGTAGGAAACCCGCATTTTGCCTTCCGGCGCAGGTTTGGTGGTGATCAGCACTACGCCGAATACCGCCCGGGCGCCGTAAATAGAGGCAGAAGCCGCATCTTTCAGTACGGAAATGCTCTCGATGTCCTGCGGGTTCAACATGCGCGGGTCGCCTTCGACACCGTCGATCAGCACCAGGGCGCTTCCCTGCTGGCCGATGGACGTCGTCCCCCGGACGTTGAACGAAGGCGACTGCGTAGGCTTGCCGTCGAACATCCGGATATTCAGGTTAGGCACTACACCTACGAGCCCCTGCGCGAGGTTCGGGATCGGCCTGTTTTGCAATACTTCCTGGCCCACCTGGTCCACGGCCCGGTCAGGTTTACTTTCTTTTGGGTGCCATATCCGACCACGACTACTTCATTCAGCGATTTGGTATCGGCTTTCAATGCGACATCGATCGTGCCGCGCGTGCCGGTAGCGACCTCCTGGCTCACATATCCCACGTAAGAAAACACAAGCACGGCGCCCCCGTCGGGAACTTCCAGCGAATAGTTGCCGCTGGCGTCGGTAACGGTACCGGTCTGGCTGCCTTTAATAACGACATTCACGCCCGGGATCCCGTCGGGCGTATCGCCGTCGGTCACACGTCCTTTGACCACACGGTCGGCCTTGGCGAAATTCGGGTGCAAGCTCCGGGTTCCGGTCCCGGTTTCAAGAGGCGGGGTTGCCCAGCCGGTGCCGCCGATCATCGCGATCAGCGCCGCCTGGGCAATCGATTTGTGCAAGGTGCCTGCCAGCAGCGGCCACCTTTCTTTACATCGATACATAAGGGTATAGATTTTAGTATGGGTGATTGAATTAAATGAGTTCGGTTTTAAGGCGACAAAATTGGGCAATCCCGCGTACTTACACCTTCCGGGGAATGCTATTTAACAATATCATAATCTGGCACGCCCCCCTTTGGCCGGGGAGTGAATCCGGACTAATAAGTCAAGCGTAGCTGAACAAATACTCTTGTTTTTCATTATTTGTTGAATAAATGGTAAAAAACGCGGAAAGGAATAAAAGGACGTTTTCCTGGGGAATGATTGCTATTTTTGACCGTATTTATATATCAATCCAAACCTTATCATGTTAAGATCAACTTCTTTGGCCGTACTCCTTTTCCTCGCCGTTGT harbors:
- a CDS encoding RagB/SusD family nutrient uptake outer membrane protein, with the translated sequence MKTKKIFSYTLAVMLLATATSCDLNEVPVDTATNDAVFGSESGLELYAGSFYDLLPGTDVGVFQIDDNSDLVARNGVDDYLAVNALSPITSSGWTWTQLRNINYFIENTEKSTVPTKNHYLGVARFFRALFYFDKVKRFGDVPWIDKTIDVKDDATLYGPRMNRYEVMDKVLADLNYAIENITLTSDPSVTRITKNVARAYKTRIALFEASWRKYHTEDNKQATANAWYEEVIKEANAITGYTLHSTVPDKSYRELFLAKSAFADESILSVALSASLQVYSSANRRFISPTYGNRPSLTRRFINTYLNLDGTPFTSKAGYETTPFAEEVKNRDLRLKQTIRTGDYTRTENGIPVIAPPNFSQTYTGYQPIKWCYDERFPFDDESRNDNAHIIMRYAEVLLNKAEALAELDKMTAAEWTNTIGALRKRAGITGATLTTVPTKADPYMVSFFAGKFTDPVLLEVLRERGTEMVFEGLRPDDLRRWKLGNLFQDAPMNGMYVPALGEYDLNGDGKNDVYFYQGTKPTSTTPGIVFVDVSPSTAVGRIQLSKGTSGEVIWNPGQREWADKKYLYPIPEADRIRNPALGQNPGW
- a CDS encoding SusC/RagA family TonB-linked outer membrane protein, with the translated sequence MDQVGQEVLQNRPIPNLAQGLVGVVPNLNIRMFDGKPTQSPSFNVRGTTSIGQQGSALVLIDGVEGDPRMLNPQDIESISVLKDAASASIYGARAVFGVVLITTKPAPEGKMRVSYSANYSIKAPTEVPDNIVDSYPWAQGFSDAWSRWNDNGSTPTAINKTISFSPTYLAEIKRRWEDPSLPRVEVNPTTGEYQYYYSTDWYKELYKKRLSAQDHALSIAGGTDKATYLLSGRFNNQDGLFRYNTDKYSMYNFRGKGGVQLTPWLRVDNNTEYSQMKYHQPLNVGEGSGIYRNIADEGHPLAPLLNPDGTLSFSAAYTVGDYYYGRNAIDQTQRFLKNQTALKAQFLEKALTIKANMTFQSTDLATSQNRVQVPYSRTKGVIGYTGTNTNDIAEGRNTINYLATNFYADYVKSFNNAHNFTLLGGFNYERSVTTNLAAQRNGIVYSGADDINLALGQSITTQGGYKKWAIAGGFFRLNYNFRERYLLEVNGRYDGSSKFPTDQQWAFFPSVSAGWRVSEEPFWKVNPKIISNVKVRASYGSLGNGNIAPYAFYEKFGITQSGRVINGIRPPVTSMPGVVPDGLTWETSTTANLGLDFYALNSRLQFSGDIYQRKTTDMFTVGPTVPAVFGTSVPYGNYADLKTNGWELSINWDDQFNMGSKPFHYNVRLTLADYKAYITKYNNPDKNLTDSYEGQRVGEIWGYRVEGLFKSAAEIADSPSQSNIPNTNTRKNYPGDLKFRNLDGDNVIYQGLNRVGNSGDKTIIGNSEPRYTYGVNLSGDWNGFFLGAFFQGGTQTELVPILRSAFLGPVQPALQRLPTLASGQHVPGRAG
- a CDS encoding carboxypeptidase-like regulatory domain-containing protein, producing MYRCKERWPLLAGTLHKSIAQAALIAMIGGTGWATPPLETGTGTRSLHPNFAKADRVVKGRVTDGDTPDGIPGVNVVIKGSQTGTVTDASGNYSLEVPDGGAVLVFSYVGYVSQEVATGTRGTIDVALKADTKSLNEVVVVGYGTQKKVNLTGPWTRWARKYCKTGRSRTSRRGS